One part of the Anopheles coustani chromosome 2, idAnoCousDA_361_x.2, whole genome shotgun sequence genome encodes these proteins:
- the LOC131264603 gene encoding otoferlin-like, producing the protein MASYSEENPHCLLNSEQHFLVSVTIYKARHLKILNSDTFVMVSLNGKYKRTKTASRTENPYFNEYFAFELHCSEKVLLRKTLHFILYRSSIYTSLKSSLGEFTVDLRTVWNQKDHAVFKKWATFEPIGRAASSDLNRGYLLIDIAISSSLENPVPVVFSEFDFDDIESNKLLPYDSKNEPRRVRYCCNIFSGDFKISDEYVVCISFAGLSLIVLLEHLDAQRDQDMVVSKELLVSLTSDVEMAFDSTLNMVSNSVYRKSTKWDQMRKMHTLQQLGQHKATVTTLKSQMFSEIDSDEVKRMQSELNHIKTSISQIGHDVNQRKHTKSKMATQMCYYTSAALPDKRR; encoded by the exons ATGGCGTCGTATTCAGAGGAAAATCCTCACTGTTTGCTAAACTCCGAACAACATTTCCTTGTGTCAGTTACAATTTATAAAGCACGTCATTTAAAAATCCTCAATTCCGATACCTTCGTAATGGTTTCTTTGAACGGCAAGTACAAACGAACAAAGACTGCCAGTAGAACGGAGAATCCGTATTTTAATGAG TACTTTGCCTTTGAATTGCATTGCTCTGAAAAGGTTTTACTTCGGAAAACCCTCCACTTCATCCTGTACCGATCGTCCATCTATACATCGCTGAAATCATCACTCGGAGAGTTTACTGTGGATCTTCGTACAGTGTGGAATCAAAAGG atcatgcggttttcaaaaaatgGGCGACATTTGAACCAATTGGACGGGCAGCTTCGAGCGACTTGAATCGTGGATACCTCTTAATCGACATTGCGATATCATCGTCGCTAGAAAATCCCGTACCAGTTGTTTTCAGTGAATTCGACTTTGATGATATTGAAAG CAATAAGCTGCTCCCATACGATTCCAAGAATGAACCTCGTCGCGTACGATACTGCTGTAACATCTTTAGTGGAGATTTTAAAATCAGCGATGAGTACGTAGTTTGTATTTCATTTGCAGGATTATCG CTAATCGTTCTGCTGGAACATTTGGATGCCCAGAGGGATCAAGACATGGTTGTTAGTAAGGAACTCCTAGTATCTTTAACTTCCGATGTAGAGATGGCATTTGATTCGACGCTCAATATGGTAAGCAATAGCGTGTACAGAAAAAGCACTAAATGGGATCAGATGAGAAAAATGCATACCCTGCAACAGTTG GGTCAGCATAAAGCAACTGTTACAACATTAAAGTCCCAAATGTTCTCAGAGATTGATTCCGACGAAGTTAAACGTATGCAAAGCGAGCTTAATCACATCAAAACATCGATCTCCCAAATCGGCCACGATGTAAATCAACGCAAGCATACAAA GAGCAAAATGGCTACCCAGATGTGCTACTACACCTCTGCCGCCCTTCCGGACAAGCGACGGTAG
- the LOC131264604 gene encoding myoferlin-like has translation MADYLLPPSPSHLPGSCTGKRLAILPRSISCNHSCPDHCGCIYAKLDYVMVIGTDAHEQIPQGASAFAPESPLTNGTIDRPAENHMKSWQLNCKVHVYQGRIYSGFDETELCNVKLTVSFENYHSSLIAFTKTVSPCWNETMQFINVPYMDLKVQSSEQQHEQRCTIMCILQAEGKETTTIGIGWIESDIIDRTEMVDELPSVESTNFSHLLRTTLRWVPFYKMGVRTAEVLLSSEVVKAPSSMSNRDSDADILVTPGLTQAIAPTMYLYQMEILFFGLRQLNFKMRPEEYKSIMKVMIGEIDLCSGVSGVCYGGSTNFPAEKITCTLHLPSNSHYWPLIVIKHLDYSDVNRNKTIGVAIINHSDVSIVYPRQRSVARSVNSTIVDLVDDNTNPSHATNVPYQLSDNLLTHLTKVVSVWQTPFQNLRNLKEQTAPTQKNISTDEGTWWTSFYKSLVPEDCHEPMVKIYTTELEKDPKFNGFRDWSGSYPLYKVKNSKELQRKKAMYGVLKCKITFTPIKETPAQQAIDIENGTSRIREPVEVTVVVYVVQALNLTSRDIASESDAYIVLTYGKECVRDRAYYIPNQSSPVFGRRFEMRGLLPRDQILHLSIYDRDFTSPDDLIGSTCIDIEDRFWSKHLPGFGLPKRYRSTGSNRWRHASKPSEMLVARCVQHGLGQPTIRGQSITVGGVDFEAETIDASECVTEQLCLLALNRFEELPDGFPLTPEHVETRSLYHPKRAGIEQGKVQLWVEVYEPGQLHPQPLDITPQPPQPHELRVIVWNTADVVLDERNIFGTEMSDIYVKCWLQEFSKAQHTDVHYRSLTGEGNFNWRMIFPFRYSPADGMLVVRRKKAFYEQYDTELKFPPVLTVQVWDNDSFSADDFLGTVDLNLARLPPPAPTAERCKLDRGLSLTGTGSRHSLLNLFHRRHVRGWFPVHGNQHVVSSGDKTGNRQRRNTLALTGKIELELEILSKEDATQTPVGRGRESPQHLPDPLRPEVSFNWLQQPARTFNKLLWPRVRRSFVWVGVMLLLCLLAYGLVVNLPTVFMMRTLDQRKSSTGWSSESRSSVSNG, from the exons ATGGCCGATTACCTTCTTCCACCAAGCCCTTCGCATCTGCCAGGCTCGTGCACTGGCAAACGACTCGCAATCCTCCCGAGGTCGATAAGTTGCAATCACTCATGTCCTGACCACTGCGGTTGCATCTACGCCAAGCTGGACTATGTTATGGTGATTGGTACCGACGCCCACGAGCAAATCCCGCAGGGTGCCAGTGCTTTTGCACCGGAAAGTCCCTTGACGAACGGAACGATTGACAGACCGGCGGAAAATCACATGAAGTCATGGCAACTGAACTGCAAGGTGCATGTGTATCAAGGCCGTATCTATTCCGGTTTCGATGAAACGGAATTATGCAATGTGAAGTTGACGGTTTCATTCGAAAATTACCATTCGAGTCTCATT GCATTTACTAAAACCGTTTCTCCGTGTtggaatgaaacgatgcagtTTATAAATGTTCCTTATATGGATTTAAAAGTCCAATCAAGCGAACAACAACACGAACAAAGGTGCACAATAATGTGTATCTTGCAAGCTGAGGGAAAGGAAACG ACTACAATAGGAATTGGCTGGATAGAATCAGACATTATTGATAGAACCGAAATGGTTGACGAGCTTCCGTCGGTAGAATCAACCAACTTCAGCCATCTTTTGCGAACTACCTTACGGTGGGTTCCATTTTACAAAATGGGAGTTCGAACTGCTGAAGTCCTGCTTTCAAGCGAGGTTGTTAAG GCTCCTTCATCGATGAGCAATCGTGACTCGGATGCTGACATCTTGGTCACTCCTGGTTTAACACAAGCAATTGCTCCAACAATGTATCTCtatcaaatggaaatattatttttcggATTGCGCCAATTGAACTTCAAAATGCGTCCGGAAgaatataaatcaattatgaaGGTCATGATTGGGGAAATTGATTTGTGCAGCGGGGTCTCCGGTGTTTGCTATGGAGGGAGTACAAATTTTCCCGCCGAGAAGATAACATGCACCTTG CACCTTCCGTCAAATTCGCATTACTGGCCTCTTATTGTGATTAAGCATCTTGATTACTCCGATGTgaatcgaaacaaaacgattgGAGTGGCTATCATCAACCACTCGGATGTATCCATTGTCTATCCAAGGCAACGATCCGTAGCTCGCTCTGTTAATTCCACCATCGTTGATCTTGTAGACGATAATACCAATCCCTCGCATGCGACGAATGTCCCTTACCAACTTTCCGATAATCTTCTCACACATTTGACGAAGGTTGTTTCGGTTTGGCAAACCCCTTTTCAAAATCTACGAAATCTGAAAGAGCAAACTGCTCCAAcacagaaaaatatttcaaccgATGAAGGTACCTGGTGGACGAGTTTTTATAAAAGTCTTGTACCAGAAGATTGCCATGAACCAATGGTGAAG ATTTACACTACCGAGCTTGAAAAAGATCCTAAATTCAATGGATTCAGGGATTGGAGTGGAAGTTATCCTTTGTACAAAGTTAAAAATAGTAAAGAATTGCAGCGGAAAAAAGCAATGTATGGAGTCTTAAAGTGTAAAATTACATTCACTCCTATTAAAGAAACACCTGCACAACAAGCAATCGA CATTGAAAACGGAACGTCAAGAATTCGCGAACCTGTGGAAGTAACCGTTGTCGTCTACGTTGTGCAGGCTCTGAATCTTACCTCTCGGGACATCGCATCGGAGTCAGATGCATACATTGTGTTAACATACGGCAAGGAGTGCGTTCGGGACCGGGCGTACTACATTCCGAACCAGTCATCTCCGGTGTTTGGGAGACGTTTTGAAATGCGCGGACTTTTACCAAG GGATCAAATTCTACATCTCTCGATATACGATCGGGACTTTACCTCGCCGGACGATTTAATCGGCAGCACTTGCATCGACATCGAGGACCGGTTCTGGAGTAAACATCTTCCAGGGTTTGGACTGCCGAAGCGTTACCGGTCCACCGGATCCAACCGTTGGCGCCACGCCTCGAAGCCGTCGGAGATGTTGGTGGCTCGATGCGTCCAGCATGGTCTGGGTCAACCGACGATCAGGGGGCAAAGTATAACCGTTGGTGGCGTTGATTTCGAAGCCGAAACCATCGATGCCTCCGAGTGTGTCACGGAGCAACTCTGCCTGCTGGCCTTGAACCGTTTCGAGGAACTTCCCGATGGGTTCCCGTTGACACCCGAACACGTGGAAACGCGCTCTCTTTATCACCCAAAGAGGGCCGGTATTGAGCAGGGCAAGGTTCAGCTGTGGGTCGAAGTCTACGAGCCCGGTCAACTTCACCCGCAACCGCTGGACATCACACCGCAGCCGCCTCAGCCCCACGAACTTCGGGTCATCGTTTGGAATACGGCCGACGTGGTGTTGGACGAGCGTAACATTTTCGGCACCGAAATGAGCGATATCTACGTTAAATG CTGGCTACAGGAGTTCAGCAAAGCTCAACACACCGACGTTCATTACCGTTCGCTAACCGGCGAAGGGAACTTCAACTGGCGCATGATATTTCCGTTTCGCTACTCCCCCGCTGACGGTATG CTGGTGGTTCGTCGCAAAAAAGCCTTCTACGAGCAATACGACACCGAACTCAAGTTTCCTCCAGTGCTAACGGTGCAGGTTTGGGATAATGACTCGTTCTCGGCGGACGATTTTCTCGGGACGGTGGATCTGAACCTCGCGCGTCTACCCCCGCCAGCGCCCACCGCCGAAAGGTGTAAGCTGGACAGAGGCCTATCCTTGACCGGAACCGGAAGCAGGCACAGTTTATTGAACCTCTTCCACCGGCGCCACGTTCGCGGATGGTTTCCGGTGCATGGCAACCAACACGTGGTGTCGAGTGGTGACAAAACCGGGAACCGCCAACGACGGAACACCCTTGCGTTGACG GGAAAAAtcgagctggagctggagaTTCTCAGCAAAGAAGATGCCACTCAGACACCGGTCGGCAGGGGTCGTGAATCACCGCAACATCTTCCCGATCCGCT CCGACCGGAGGTTTCTTTCAACTGGCTGCAGCAACCGGCTAGAACGTTCAACAAACTCCTCTGGCCCCGGGTTCGCAGGTCGTTCGTGTGGGTAGGAGTCATGCTGCTGCTATGCTTGCTGGCCTACGGATTGGTGGTGAACCTGCCGACGGTCTTCATGATGCGAACGCTCGACCAGCGGAAGTCATCCACAGGTTGGAGTAGCGAGTCCAGGTCGTCGGTCTCGAATGGATAG